In the Olleya sp. Hel_I_94 genome, one interval contains:
- a CDS encoding glycosyltransferase family 10 domain-containing protein, which yields MLVKICRYYPYPDIKRQTPNQSFKWNNITFTEEDVAECDFLVILDYPKSDVTVKVNPNHILHICLEPANEISKYRQFANKQSSVVYNQIQEGGKYIKSQPALPWHLDKDYNYFKKLKPESLKKEDKIVWVTSNQRASIQHNKRMDFLESISDLSFIELYGRGIKEVDSKWDVMRNAKYAIAYENFKNPFNWTEKISDCFLSYTVPLYFGCDRIEDYFPKEAIIQIDPKDKHIKQFLKEIVHSNNYNQKIEALKAARTLVLDKYQIFPFISNQINAIVSREGIKSNEKKKIISIKGGNDYFDNYPKSIEVTRIIRKIKNKIKL from the coding sequence ATGTTAGTTAAAATTTGCAGATATTATCCCTATCCAGATATAAAAAGACAAACTCCAAATCAGTCTTTTAAGTGGAATAATATTACGTTTACTGAGGAAGATGTTGCCGAATGTGATTTTTTAGTAATTTTAGATTATCCAAAGTCTGATGTTACTGTTAAGGTAAACCCAAATCATATCCTACATATATGTTTAGAGCCCGCTAATGAAATATCAAAATACAGGCAATTTGCTAACAAGCAATCTTCAGTTGTGTATAATCAAATACAAGAAGGAGGTAAATACATAAAATCTCAACCAGCGCTACCTTGGCATTTGGATAAAGATTATAACTATTTTAAAAAATTAAAACCGGAAAGTTTAAAAAAAGAAGATAAAATTGTTTGGGTTACAAGTAATCAACGTGCTTCTATTCAGCATAATAAAAGAATGGATTTTTTGGAGAGTATTTCAGATTTATCATTTATTGAGCTATACGGAAGAGGAATTAAAGAAGTAGATAGTAAATGGGATGTCATGAGGAACGCTAAATATGCTATTGCTTATGAGAATTTTAAAAACCCATTTAATTGGACAGAAAAAATATCGGACTGTTTTTTAAGTTATACAGTGCCTTTGTATTTTGGTTGTGATAGGATAGAAGATTATTTTCCAAAAGAAGCAATAATTCAAATTGATCCAAAGGATAAACATATTAAACAATTTTTAAAAGAGATAGTACACTCAAATAATTATAACCAAAAAATTGAAGCGCTTAAAGCTGCTAGAACTTTAGTGTTAGATAAGTATCAAATTTTTCCTTTTATTAGCAATCAAATTAACGCAATTGTATCTAGAGAAGGTATTAAATCTAATGAAAAGAAAAAAATAATATCCATTAAAGGCGGGAATGACTATTTTGATAATTATCCAAAAAGTATTGAGGTTACTAGAATAATTAGAAAAATAAAAAATAAGATAAAACTATAA
- a CDS encoding glycosyltransferase family 2 protein: MQISFLIVTKNRPEDLVLTLKKLKFLMDFSIHEVLVFIDGCSKTETITNDFDWVNWTVSKKSISASPARHILYKKAQGDLFVGLDDDAHPLSQNFISTIQARFSTNKNIGIIAFQEVRGVFISDEEALQQSKSIESYYTNDFIGCGFAIKKEVYTATNGFPVWIDIYGEEPALALEVLDLGYQIIYDPRIIVNHRIDIEKRKLQGRNYFRFERQLNNAIRYYLVYYPKPIKKVLKTLLHNFKKYALTDIRYFKSFITVVFKVIINLFKILKFRQPVKQETIEKKQRLKGLNY, encoded by the coding sequence ATGCAGATTTCATTTTTAATAGTCACAAAAAACAGACCCGAAGATTTAGTTTTAACTTTAAAGAAGCTAAAATTTTTAATGGATTTTTCTATTCATGAAGTGTTGGTATTTATTGATGGTTGTTCAAAAACCGAAACCATTACTAATGATTTTGACTGGGTTAATTGGACCGTGTCTAAAAAAAGCATTAGTGCTTCGCCTGCTAGACATATATTATATAAAAAAGCACAAGGAGATTTATTTGTTGGTTTAGATGACGATGCACACCCTTTAAGTCAAAATTTTATTAGCACTATTCAAGCTAGGTTTAGCACAAATAAAAATATCGGTATTATTGCATTTCAGGAAGTACGTGGTGTATTTATTTCAGATGAAGAAGCATTGCAGCAGTCTAAATCAATAGAATCTTATTATACTAATGATTTTATTGGTTGTGGCTTTGCTATTAAAAAAGAGGTCTATACTGCTACAAACGGTTTTCCGGTTTGGATAGATATTTATGGCGAAGAGCCTGCATTAGCTTTAGAGGTTTTGGATTTGGGTTATCAAATAATTTATGATCCAAGAATTATAGTAAATCATCGTATTGATATAGAAAAACGAAAGCTTCAAGGAAGAAATTATTTTAGATTTGAACGTCAGTTAAATAACGCTATACGTTATTATTTAGTGTATTATCCAAAGCCAATTAAAAAGGTTTTAAAAACTTTGTTACACAATTTTAAAAAGTATGCCTTAACAGATATAAGATATTTTAAATCTTTTATAACAGTTGTTTTTAAAGTGATTATTAATCTTTTTAAAATTTTAAAATTTAGGCAACCCGTCAAACAAGAAACTATTGAGAAAAAGCAGCGCTTAAAAGGATTGAACTATTAA
- a CDS encoding glycosyltransferase, whose translation MKLLMVAIPNHHFFQWVNQLKHSDYEVYWFDITDGGPKSSKIEWVTQIKGWKLKWNFPFRTQVKKKLPKLYSKIQKVNETDVTNAFKKALEQIQPDLVHCFEMKLSGLPILPVMSQNKIPLIYSSWGSDVFYYKQHGVNPKKVNTFIKRIDLLISDCKRDVDIIQCLGYRNPFYVLPGNGGLAINTEHIKKTNQRKNIIFKGYQYDVGEAIQIVKALEIVAVNLLKNMTIHCYSADVEVIDYIKQSDVFKLLDYTIYPRHQRLDNKKLLKIMGSSVLHLGNNLSDGMPNALLEAMAMGAFPIQSNPGGATEEVINDGVNGFLIHNPLDFRAIATLIEQALQDEILRVKAQEYNINFINKNYKRSILQPTIVQLYQKLKNN comes from the coding sequence ATGAAGTTATTAATGGTCGCCATTCCAAACCATCATTTTTTTCAGTGGGTTAACCAATTGAAGCATTCTGACTATGAGGTGTATTGGTTCGATATCACTGATGGAGGACCTAAATCTTCAAAAATTGAATGGGTTACTCAAATAAAAGGATGGAAATTAAAATGGAATTTTCCGTTTAGGACTCAAGTAAAAAAAAAGTTACCTAAGTTATATAGCAAGATTCAAAAAGTAAATGAAACGGATGTGACTAATGCTTTTAAAAAGGCATTAGAACAAATTCAACCAGATTTAGTCCATTGTTTTGAAATGAAATTATCAGGTTTGCCTATTTTACCTGTAATGTCACAAAATAAAATACCCTTAATTTATTCTTCATGGGGAAGCGATGTGTTTTATTATAAACAACATGGTGTAAATCCCAAAAAAGTTAACACGTTTATTAAGCGTATTGATTTGTTAATATCAGATTGTAAAAGGGATGTTGACATAATACAATGCTTAGGATACCGTAATCCTTTTTACGTCTTACCTGGTAATGGAGGATTAGCTATTAATACGGAGCATATAAAAAAAACAAATCAAAGAAAAAATATAATCTTTAAAGGCTATCAATATGATGTTGGAGAAGCTATTCAAATTGTAAAAGCTTTAGAAATTGTAGCTGTTAATTTACTTAAAAACATGACTATACATTGTTATAGTGCAGATGTTGAGGTTATAGATTATATCAAGCAATCAGATGTTTTTAAACTTTTAGATTATACAATATACCCAAGACACCAAAGACTAGACAATAAAAAGTTATTAAAAATAATGGGTAGTAGTGTTTTACATTTAGGAAATAACCTTTCCGATGGCATGCCTAATGCGCTTTTAGAAGCTATGGCAATGGGAGCATTTCCCATTCAATCAAATCCTGGAGGCGCAACAGAAGAAGTGATTAATGATGGCGTCAATGGTTTTTTAATCCATAATCCATTAGATTTTAGAGCTATAGCAACCTTGATAGAACAAGCTTTGCAAGATGAAATTTTAAGGGTAAAGGCTCAAGAATATAATATCAATTTTATTAATAAAAATTACAAACGTAGTATATTGCAACCAACAATTGTTCAACTTTACCAAAAGCTAAAAAACAATTAA
- a CDS encoding glycosyltransferase family 4 protein — MKQLKTIYKFFLGFYYFCKFCLLETNKIRNADLVFFFPYYHTGGAEKVHLNIVKALEKQNIYIIFTHLSATKNYHSAFKTLANIVEINNIKNKKSAVLNKFLENKILKIINKSKSIHSVFGSNTDYFYQLLPKIKSDIYKVDLIHALSENDPRELQFVNSCQFIDSRICINTKAKEDLISIYTNNKLSKKISDKLVIIQNGVDVNKGLNYKKDDNRILKFGFIGRWSAEKRPEIFLDVAKQIIHKHPEVEFVMAGTGMKSNLSKIENSGVSFLGEITDPKKLDELYKSLTAVVITSVYEGFPMVIMESMIFGTIPIATNVGGISQHINHMKNGLLISSEHKSSIVERFIENISYLIENEQYLKIISTNANNYALDNFNIDKFNTSYQVLFRKKP; from the coding sequence GTGAAGCAGTTAAAAACCATTTACAAGTTTTTTTTAGGGTTTTATTATTTTTGTAAATTCTGCCTTTTAGAAACCAACAAAATTAGAAATGCAGATTTGGTTTTTTTCTTTCCCTATTATCATACAGGTGGTGCTGAAAAAGTGCATTTGAATATTGTTAAAGCTCTAGAGAAACAAAATATCTACATTATTTTTACCCATTTGTCAGCAACCAAAAATTATCACAGTGCTTTTAAAACTCTTGCAAATATTGTAGAAATTAATAATATTAAAAATAAAAAATCTGCGGTTCTTAATAAGTTTTTAGAAAATAAAATTTTAAAAATTATTAATAAAAGTAAATCAATACATTCTGTATTTGGTTCCAATACAGATTATTTTTATCAATTATTGCCTAAAATTAAATCAGATATTTATAAAGTTGATTTAATACATGCGTTAAGCGAAAATGATCCAAGAGAATTACAGTTTGTAAACAGCTGTCAATTTATTGATTCTCGAATTTGTATTAATACTAAAGCTAAAGAAGATTTAATTTCAATTTATACCAACAATAAATTAAGTAAAAAAATAAGTGATAAATTAGTAATAATACAAAATGGTGTAGATGTTAATAAAGGATTAAACTATAAGAAAGATGACAACCGAATTTTAAAATTTGGTTTTATTGGTAGATGGTCTGCTGAAAAAAGACCAGAGATTTTTTTAGACGTTGCTAAACAAATTATTCATAAACACCCTGAGGTTGAGTTTGTTATGGCTGGAACAGGTATGAAATCTAATCTATCAAAAATTGAGAATTCTGGAGTCTCTTTTTTAGGAGAAATTACAGATCCTAAAAAATTGGATGAGTTGTATAAAAGTTTAACAGCAGTAGTTATAACCTCAGTATATGAGGGATTTCCTATGGTAATTATGGAGTCTATGATATTTGGCACCATACCAATAGCTACAAATGTTGGCGGAATTAGCCAACATATTAATCACATGAAAAATGGATTGTTAATTTCTTCAGAACACAAATCATCCATAGTTGAGAGGTTTATTGAAAACATTTCCTATTTGATAGAAAATGAACAATATTTAAAAATAATATCAACTAACGCTAACAATTATGCATTAGATAATTTTAATATTGATAAATTTAACACTTCTTATCAAGTTTTATTTAGAAAAAAGCCATGA
- a CDS encoding methyltransferase domain-containing protein, producing the protein MINKILNILKVDTRALYQKHDKFWQQEVFFKSVNNRFKYFEDLCQSKKVLHFGCTDWPIFDPSYNLHIKLSKVTSKIHGFDIDKEGIDNLKKYVDQPFYSEFEQLNNQHYDICLVPETIEHVDNVRIFLQGLSTVNADVFYITAPNCFAQVHMKRNFYGKNKIIEVVHPDHNCWYSPYTLKNQIEKYSNLIVTDVILLNDDTMVCCKAIKSKNV; encoded by the coding sequence ATGATAAATAAAATTTTAAATATTTTAAAAGTTGATACTAGAGCGCTGTATCAAAAGCACGATAAGTTTTGGCAACAAGAAGTTTTTTTTAAATCGGTTAATAACCGATTTAAGTATTTTGAAGATTTGTGTCAGTCCAAAAAAGTTTTGCATTTTGGATGCACTGATTGGCCAATTTTTGATCCAAGTTATAATTTGCATATTAAGTTATCCAAAGTAACTTCAAAAATTCATGGCTTTGATATTGATAAGGAAGGGATTGACAATCTAAAAAAATATGTTGACCAACCTTTTTACTCAGAGTTTGAACAACTAAACAATCAACATTATGATATTTGTTTGGTACCAGAAACTATAGAACATGTTGATAACGTTAGAATATTTTTACAAGGTTTATCAACGGTCAATGCAGATGTTTTTTATATCACAGCACCAAATTGTTTTGCTCAAGTCCATATGAAACGAAATTTTTATGGAAAGAATAAAATCATAGAAGTTGTACATCCAGATCATAATTGTTGGTACAGTCCTTATACCTTAAAAAATCAAATCGAAAAGTATTCAAACTTGATAGTTACAGATGTTATCCTTTTAAATGATGATACAATGGTTTGTTGTAAAGCTATAAAAAGTAAAAATGTATAA
- a CDS encoding glycosyltransferase family 2 protein — protein sequence MRKGYNPTKGGKLVVKEPCDHRVIIPLHIPHENDYFKDAYQIFELCLFSILKTASSKLKISIISNKCSFEVNQRLLQLYKEQEIDELIIEKEGIGKINSLLKALRTVEERLVTITDADVLFLDHWEDEVVSVFKSFPKAGAVCPVPLYRKHLDLTANIWSKYLFSNKLKFRAVKDVDALENFVKSIGWTHLPEEFGDSIGTLIAKDNTVAVLGCSHFVATYKSEVFKALPEDNSAYLIDGDSEFLYMDKPVVLVDGYRLSTYTNNAYHLGNVFEPWMQDNFDALKSREQKYIDYSSLKTLKKNTVKYILAHKIFKNVIKFRPLLRFILKQKGLNKKQVANYVSH from the coding sequence ATGCGTAAAGGATATAACCCTACTAAAGGCGGTAAGTTAGTTGTTAAAGAGCCATGTGATCATAGGGTAATAATACCTTTACACATTCCGCATGAAAATGATTACTTTAAAGATGCCTATCAGATTTTTGAATTATGTCTGTTTTCAATCTTAAAAACTGCAAGCTCAAAATTAAAAATCTCTATTATTAGCAATAAATGTTCTTTTGAGGTTAATCAAAGACTTTTGCAGTTATACAAAGAACAAGAGATTGATGAGCTTATTATAGAAAAGGAAGGCATAGGAAAAATTAATAGCCTTTTAAAAGCTTTACGTACAGTTGAAGAGCGTTTAGTAACCATAACAGACGCAGACGTATTATTTTTAGATCATTGGGAGGATGAGGTCGTTTCTGTTTTCAAATCTTTTCCAAAAGCAGGAGCTGTTTGTCCAGTCCCACTTTACAGAAAGCATCTAGATTTAACAGCCAATATTTGGAGTAAGTATTTGTTTTCAAATAAATTAAAATTTAGAGCAGTTAAAGATGTTGATGCCTTAGAGAATTTTGTAAAAAGTATAGGTTGGACCCATTTACCAGAAGAGTTTGGTGACAGCATAGGTACATTAATTGCCAAAGACAATACTGTAGCAGTTTTAGGCTGTTCTCATTTTGTTGCTACCTATAAATCAGAAGTATTTAAAGCGCTTCCAGAAGACAATAGTGCTTATTTAATAGATGGAGATAGCGAGTTTTTATACATGGATAAGCCAGTGGTGTTAGTGGATGGTTATCGTTTGTCAACGTATACAAATAATGCTTACCATTTAGGTAATGTATTTGAACCTTGGATGCAAGACAACTTTGATGCTTTAAAATCAAGAGAACAAAAATACATTGATTACTCGTCTTTAAAAACTTTAAAGAAAAATACAGTTAAGTATATTTTAGCTCATAAGATTTTTAAGAATGTGATAAAGTTTAGACCTTTATTACGTTTTATTCTAAAACAAAAAGGTTTAAATAAGAAGCAGGTAGCTAATTATGTAAGTCATTAA
- a CDS encoding NAD-dependent epimerase/dehydratase family protein: MKITYLITGGAGNVGSTLAKHLARDKSNTIIIVDNLSTGSLNKVPKLDNVKFIKANVNTYNDIAPIFARYDFDYVFHYAAMVGVKRTLENPMSVLEDIEGIKNVLSLSKNSGVKRVFYSSSSEVYGEPFEIPQNENTTPLNSRLPYAIVKNVGEAFFKSYYQEYGLEYTIFRFFNTYGPNQSEDFVLPRFLKLALQDKNINIYGDGLQTRSFCYVDDNVETCIKAITDKSCVNEVLNVGSDLEQTILSLAQEIIRLTNSKSNIVYLPALEEGDMARRCPDTSKMKKVLGRDLMSLEDGVLKLVKHYSKI, translated from the coding sequence TTGAAAATAACATATTTAATAACAGGAGGCGCAGGAAATGTAGGTAGTACACTGGCAAAACATTTGGCTAGGGATAAATCAAATACGATTATTATTGTTGACAATTTATCTACAGGAAGCCTTAATAAAGTGCCAAAACTAGATAATGTAAAATTTATTAAAGCCAATGTTAATACATATAATGACATTGCTCCAATTTTTGCACGTTATGATTTTGATTATGTGTTTCATTATGCAGCCATGGTTGGTGTTAAGCGTACTTTAGAAAACCCAATGAGTGTTCTTGAGGATATTGAAGGTATTAAAAATGTGCTATCGTTATCAAAAAATTCTGGTGTAAAACGGGTGTTTTATTCAAGTTCTTCAGAAGTTTATGGAGAGCCTTTTGAAATCCCTCAAAATGAAAATACGACGCCATTAAATTCTAGATTACCTTATGCTATAGTCAAAAATGTTGGTGAAGCTTTTTTTAAATCTTACTATCAAGAATATGGATTAGAGTATACCATTTTTAGATTTTTTAATACCTATGGCCCAAATCAAAGTGAAGATTTTGTATTACCACGTTTTTTAAAATTAGCACTGCAAGATAAAAATATTAATATTTATGGCGATGGATTGCAAACACGATCGTTTTGTTACGTTGACGACAATGTTGAGACCTGTATTAAAGCTATTACAGATAAATCTTGTGTTAATGAGGTTTTAAATGTTGGTAGTGATTTAGAACAAACCATTTTATCTCTTGCTCAAGAGATTATTAGGCTTACCAACTCAAAAAGTAATATTGTTTATTTGCCAGCATTAGAAGAAGGTGATATGGCTAGACGTTGTCCAGATACTTCAAAAATGAAAAAAGTTTTAGGCAGAGATTTGATGTCGTTAGAAGATGGTGTTTTAAAACTAGTTAAACATTACAGTAAAATATAA
- a CDS encoding glycosyltransferase family 2 protein, whose protein sequence is MVEYSLIVLSKTDSEFIFKMNEDCFNTFIKSIEYIDSTFEIILIESNEKANYVYSIQNLKIITPQADFNFHKFLNIGIKEASGNYYILSNNDVKYTKEWLANLQNVAFNNPKIQSFSPYDQKSNKLPMESIKNNSFILGYQIQKHLTGWCIILHKNVIDKIKKLDEEFNFYYADFDYAMQLQKYNIKHALVTNARVNHLESVSYNQENNINYSELPSATPKYLINENWTWILKDKKMVEGVISYHKKWGSRRSIKVKLFVIKILKSIGLGFFSRFILTTKY, encoded by the coding sequence ATGGTAGAATATTCTTTAATAGTACTTTCCAAAACAGATTCTGAATTTATTTTTAAAATGAATGAAGACTGTTTTAACACCTTTATTAAAAGTATAGAATACATAGATAGTACTTTTGAAATCATACTGATAGAAAGTAATGAAAAAGCAAATTATGTTTACTCAATTCAAAATTTGAAAATTATAACACCACAAGCAGATTTTAATTTTCATAAATTTTTGAATATTGGAATAAAAGAGGCATCTGGTAATTATTATATTTTAAGTAATAATGACGTAAAATACACAAAAGAATGGTTGGCAAATTTACAAAATGTAGCTTTTAATAATCCTAAAATACAATCATTTTCTCCTTATGATCAAAAATCTAATAAATTACCAATGGAAAGTATAAAGAATAATTCGTTTATTTTAGGGTACCAAATTCAAAAGCACTTAACGGGTTGGTGTATAATTTTGCACAAAAATGTTATAGATAAAATAAAGAAGTTAGATGAAGAATTTAATTTTTATTACGCAGATTTTGATTATGCTATGCAATTACAAAAATATAACATAAAACATGCCTTAGTGACTAATGCTAGGGTAAATCATTTAGAAAGTGTTTCATATAACCAAGAAAACAATATAAATTATAGTGAATTACCATCAGCTACACCAAAGTATTTAATAAATGAAAATTGGACTTGGATTTTAAAGGATAAAAAGATGGTAGAGGGTGTCATTTCTTATCATAAGAAATGGGGTTCTAGACGTTCGATTAAAGTCAAGCTATTTGTAATTAAGATATTAAAATCAATAGGTTTGGGTTTTTTTAGCAGATTTATATTAACAACTAAATATTAG
- a CDS encoding polysaccharide ABC transporter ATP-binding protein, translating into MEEKDIILKAEHISKQYRLGLVGTGTISHDLNRWWHKVRGKADPYLKVGESNDRSTKAQSEYVWALQDINFEVKRGEVLGIIGKNGAGKSTLLKILSKVTGPTTGEIKTKGRIASLLEVGTGFHGEMTGRENVYLNGAILGMTKKEISSKIDEIIEFSGCQRYIDTPVKRYSSGMTVRLAFAVAAFLEPEILVIDEVLAVGDAEFQKKAIGKMQDISRGEGRTVLFVSHNMSAIKNLCTRAILVEKGRIRSTGSVDNIINLYLSQMRKEKENFESLERKGNGVIKITSVKTKSIGNDFHGTVGLPFSISFDISNNSNFKVCDVRLDIRIDDSLGQKYAWLSTSVIPYDVKSKNNVVKTISFELEKLNLQKGIYYVTTYLECKGEVSDWIQNAFDFEILDGKYYESDAKVPNNQGKILLDYSIKHS; encoded by the coding sequence ATGGAAGAAAAAGACATTATTTTAAAAGCAGAACACATCTCTAAACAATACCGTTTAGGATTAGTCGGTACAGGAACCATCAGTCACGATTTAAATAGATGGTGGCATAAAGTACGAGGTAAAGCAGATCCCTATTTAAAAGTAGGCGAGAGTAATGATCGTAGTACTAAAGCACAGTCAGAGTATGTATGGGCTTTACAAGATATTAATTTTGAAGTTAAACGTGGTGAAGTCTTAGGGATTATTGGTAAGAATGGAGCAGGAAAATCTACTTTGCTCAAAATTTTATCTAAAGTCACAGGACCAACAACAGGCGAGATTAAAACTAAAGGACGTATAGCGTCTTTATTAGAAGTGGGTACAGGATTTCATGGCGAAATGACTGGTAGAGAAAACGTCTATCTTAATGGAGCTATTTTAGGAATGACTAAAAAAGAAATTTCTTCTAAAATTGACGAAATTATCGAGTTTTCAGGTTGTCAGCGCTATATAGATACGCCAGTTAAACGTTATAGCTCTGGTATGACTGTACGATTAGCTTTTGCAGTAGCAGCCTTTTTAGAACCAGAAATATTGGTGATTGATGAGGTGTTAGCGGTTGGTGATGCCGAATTCCAGAAAAAGGCTATTGGTAAAATGCAAGATATAAGTCGTGGAGAGGGGAGAACAGTTTTGTTTGTCAGTCATAATATGTCGGCAATTAAAAATTTATGTACTAGAGCAATTTTAGTAGAAAAAGGAAGAATAAGGTCTACAGGTAGCGTGGATAATATTATCAACCTATACCTTAGTCAGATGCGAAAGGAAAAAGAAAATTTTGAAAGTTTAGAAAGAAAAGGTAATGGAGTTATTAAAATTACTTCTGTAAAAACTAAGAGCATAGGAAATGATTTCCATGGTACAGTTGGTCTTCCATTTTCTATAAGTTTTGACATTTCTAACAATAGTAATTTTAAAGTTTGTGATGTGAGATTAGATATTAGAATAGATGATAGTTTAGGTCAAAAATATGCTTGGCTCAGTACATCGGTTATTCCCTATGATGTTAAATCAAAAAACAATGTTGTAAAAACAATTAGTTTCGAATTAGAAAAGCTTAATCTACAGAAAGGAATATATTATGTGACAACATATTTGGAATGTAAAGGAGAAGTATCCGATTGGATACAAAATGCTTTTGATTTTGAAATTTTAGACGGAAAATATTATGAGTCAGATGCAAAAGTACCTAACAATCAAGGTAAAATTTTGCTTGATTATTCAATAAAACATAGTTAA
- a CDS encoding ABC transporter permease, producing the protein MESKHIKSDWLYTISPKKKLINLNFKEIWRYRDLLFLFVKRDIITQYKQTILGPLWYFIQPLFTSVIFTLIFNNLAAIPTGNGIPSFLFNLAGITSWNYFSSCLTGTSDTFKANQGIFGKVYFPRVITPLSIVFSNLIKFGIQLLVFISFYIYFVFFTDTASNAVPQLTIILLPILIIFMGLIGLGLGMIISSMTTKYRDLTFLVGFGVQLLMYGSAVMYPLSYFKEKLPEYSWLVAYNPMTTIIELFRQMTLGVGSFAFSNFIYAGVISVILFLIGLVIFNKTEKSFIDTV; encoded by the coding sequence TTGGAGAGTAAACATATTAAATCAGATTGGTTATACACCATTTCGCCCAAAAAAAAGCTTATAAATCTCAATTTTAAAGAGATATGGAGGTATCGTGATTTATTGTTTTTATTTGTAAAGCGTGATATCATCACACAGTATAAACAAACCATATTAGGCCCTTTGTGGTATTTTATACAACCCTTGTTTACCTCAGTAATCTTTACACTAATCTTTAACAATCTAGCTGCTATACCTACAGGTAATGGTATTCCTTCCTTTTTATTTAATTTGGCAGGCATCACCTCTTGGAACTATTTTAGCTCTTGCTTAACAGGAACAAGTGATACTTTTAAGGCTAATCAAGGTATATTTGGTAAGGTGTACTTTCCTAGAGTTATCACACCCTTATCTATTGTGTTTTCTAATCTTATAAAATTTGGAATTCAGCTATTAGTGTTTATTTCGTTTTATATCTACTTTGTGTTTTTTACAGATACAGCCAGTAATGCCGTACCACAACTGACTATTATACTATTACCTATACTAATTATATTTATGGGTTTAATAGGGTTAGGTTTAGGTATGATTATATCTTCAATGACCACTAAATATCGTGATTTAACCTTTTTGGTAGGTTTTGGTGTACAGTTGTTAATGTATGGTTCTGCAGTGATGTATCCCTTATCCTATTTTAAAGAGAAATTACCAGAATATTCATGGTTAGTAGCCTATAACCCAATGACAACCATTATAGAGTTATTTAGACAGATGACTTTGGGCGTTGGAAGCTTTGCGTTTAGCAATTTTATTTACGCAGGTGTTATAAGTGTTATTTTGTTTTTAATAGGACTAGTTATATTTAATAAAACCGAAAAGTCTTTTATAGATACTGTGTAA